A window from Humidesulfovibrio mexicanus encodes these proteins:
- a CDS encoding pyruvoyl-dependent arginine decarboxylase: MANLPMVPTRAFFTKGVGVHKNKLQSFELALREAGIEKQNLVYVSSIYPPNCQLVTLEEGVKELHSGQITFCVMARNQTNEKGRLVGSSVGLAIPADKEHYGYISEHHSFGEEEKELGDFAEDLASTMLATTLGVDFDPEVGYDARREVYLMSGKIIDSISAPVSAMGAANMWTTTVSAVVFIL, from the coding sequence ATGGCCAATCTTCCCATGGTTCCCACCCGCGCCTTCTTCACCAAGGGCGTTGGCGTTCACAAAAACAAACTGCAATCCTTCGAGCTGGCCCTGCGCGAGGCCGGCATCGAAAAACAGAACCTCGTCTACGTGTCCAGTATTTATCCGCCCAACTGCCAGCTGGTGACCCTTGAAGAGGGCGTGAAGGAACTGCATTCCGGCCAGATCACCTTCTGCGTCATGGCGCGCAACCAGACCAACGAAAAGGGCCGCCTGGTGGGCAGCTCCGTGGGCCTGGCCATTCCGGCCGACAAGGAGCACTACGGCTACATCTCCGAGCACCACAGCTTCGGCGAGGAGGAGAAGGAACTGGGCGACTTCGCCGAGGACCTGGCCTCCACCATGCTGGCCACCACCCTGGGCGTGGATTTCGACCCCGAGGTCGGCTACGACGCCCGCCGTGAGGTGTACCTCATGAGCGGCAAGATCATCGACTCCATCTCGGCCCCGGTTTCCGCCATGGGCGCAGCCAACATGTGGACCACCACGGTCTCGGCCGTGGTCTTCATCCTGTAG
- the rlmN gene encoding 23S rRNA (adenine(2503)-C(2))-methyltransferase RlmN, with translation MTNAAPTPPKADLLNLTRSELEAFVLDELKQPRFRADQLWHWLWHKNAADFSAMTNLSAALKAKLAERAAIVRPSIDVVRVSRDGTIKLLLRLADGERVETVLIPMAGHYTLCLSTQVGCAMGCTFCSTGELGFTRNMTMGEILGQILAARAHIAENALPPLKNLVFMGMGEPLMNLTELLRSLETLGSPEGISISPRRSTVSSVGIPQGLKILGDSGLAVPAISLHAPTQELREKLMPKAARVPLEELLACLDNYPLKQRERVTYEYILLGGVNDSIAHAKQLVRLLGQRRCKVNLISYNPPPPQTGPAPYSAPDPEGVLAFENYLRSKRITTFLRRSMGQDIAAACGQLKLLTG, from the coding sequence ATGACCAACGCAGCGCCCACCCCGCCCAAGGCGGACCTCCTGAACCTCACCCGCTCCGAGCTGGAAGCCTTTGTGCTGGACGAGCTCAAGCAGCCCCGCTTCCGCGCGGACCAGCTGTGGCACTGGCTGTGGCACAAGAACGCGGCGGACTTCTCGGCCATGACCAATCTCTCCGCCGCGCTCAAGGCGAAGCTCGCGGAGCGCGCCGCCATCGTGCGCCCGTCAATCGACGTAGTCCGCGTCAGCCGCGACGGCACCATCAAGCTGCTCTTGCGCCTGGCCGACGGCGAGCGCGTGGAGACCGTGCTCATTCCCATGGCCGGACACTACACCCTGTGCCTGTCCACCCAGGTGGGCTGCGCCATGGGCTGCACCTTCTGCTCCACCGGAGAGTTGGGCTTCACCCGCAACATGACCATGGGCGAAATTCTGGGGCAGATTCTCGCGGCGCGCGCGCACATTGCGGAAAACGCCCTGCCGCCCTTGAAAAACCTCGTCTTCATGGGCATGGGCGAACCGCTCATGAACCTCACGGAACTGCTGCGCAGCCTGGAGACCCTGGGCAGCCCGGAGGGCATTTCCATCTCGCCCAGGCGCAGCACGGTCTCCAGCGTCGGCATTCCGCAAGGACTCAAAATTTTGGGAGACTCAGGCCTTGCCGTGCCCGCCATCAGCCTGCACGCGCCCACCCAGGAGCTGCGCGAAAAGCTCATGCCAAAGGCCGCCCGCGTGCCGCTGGAAGAGCTTCTCGCCTGTCTGGACAACTACCCGCTCAAGCAGCGCGAGCGCGTGACCTACGAATACATCCTGCTCGGCGGGGTGAACGACTCCATCGCCCATGCCAAGCAGTTGGTGCGGCTTCTGGGCCAGCGCCGCTGCAAGGTCAACCTCATCAGCTACAATCCCCCCCCGCCGCAGACCGGCCCCGCGCCCTACTCCGCCCCGGACCCCGAAGGCGTGCTGGCCTTCGAGAACTACCTCCGGAGCAAGCGCATCACCACGTTTCTGCGGCGCAGCATGGGCCAGGACATTGCCGCGGCCTGCGGCCAGCTGAAACTTTTGACCGGATAA
- a CDS encoding DUF4390 domain-containing protein: MSQRRRPFLAAVLALVLALWGQAALAQSLVLSNLVVDNQSGALTARFGVALDSLAEVSDALQAGATLALSSRGKLTREGGLFSSPTVAKAEMSCRLKYDQLTREYVMAIPGREAPLKNPRLDELLRTGWGSLALELGAWSLLERGQEYSLDLDIRLHQTDIPNWFRRTLFFWSWDVAPQTSYRLHFKY; encoded by the coding sequence ATGTCGCAACGCCGCCGTCCGTTTTTGGCCGCAGTGCTGGCCCTGGTTCTGGCCCTTTGGGGGCAGGCGGCCCTTGCGCAGTCGCTGGTGCTTTCCAACCTGGTGGTGGACAACCAGTCCGGGGCGCTTACCGCGCGCTTCGGCGTGGCGCTGGATTCCCTGGCCGAGGTGTCGGACGCGTTGCAGGCCGGGGCCACCCTGGCGCTTTCCAGCAGGGGCAAGCTCACGCGGGAGGGCGGGCTGTTTTCCAGCCCCACGGTGGCCAAGGCGGAGATGTCCTGCCGCCTGAAGTACGACCAGTTGACCCGCGAATACGTCATGGCCATTCCCGGCCGCGAGGCGCCGCTCAAGAACCCCCGGCTGGACGAACTGCTGCGCACGGGCTGGGGCTCCCTGGCCCTTGAACTGGGGGCGTGGAGCCTGCTGGAGCGCGGGCAGGAATATTCCTTGGATCTGGACATCCGCCTGCACCAGACGGACATACCGAACTGGTTCCGGCGCACGCTGTTCTTCTGGTCCTGGGACGTGGCGCCCCAGACGTCCTACCGGCTGCACTTCAAGTACTAG
- a CDS encoding flavin reductase family protein — MKKSLGAKTLAYPTPVWVVGSYDAAGKANAMTAAWAGICCSAPPCLAVSIRKERHSYAAIMARRAFTVSIAGQSQVAQADYMGMVSGAVADKFAVAGLTPVRSELVDAPYVAEFPVAIECRLVQTLDLGGHTQFVGEIVDVKAEESVLGADGHVDLSLLQPLIYAPGASLYYGVGPVVAKGFNVGRAYMD; from the coding sequence ATGAAGAAGTCACTTGGAGCCAAGACCCTGGCCTATCCCACGCCGGTGTGGGTGGTGGGATCATACGACGCGGCGGGCAAGGCGAACGCGATGACGGCGGCATGGGCGGGCATCTGCTGTTCCGCGCCGCCGTGCCTGGCGGTGTCCATCCGCAAGGAGCGGCACAGCTACGCGGCCATCATGGCGCGCCGGGCGTTCACGGTGAGCATTGCGGGCCAGAGCCAGGTGGCGCAGGCGGACTACATGGGCATGGTCTCGGGCGCGGTGGCGGACAAGTTTGCGGTGGCCGGGCTGACGCCGGTCAGAAGCGAGCTTGTGGATGCGCCGTACGTGGCCGAGTTCCCTGTGGCCATAGAGTGCCGCCTTGTGCAGACGCTTGATTTGGGCGGGCACACGCAGTTCGTGGGCGAGATTGTGGACGTGAAGGCGGAGGAGTCGGTGCTCGGGGCCGACGGGCATGTGGATTTGTCCCTTCTGCAGCCCCTTATCTACGCGCCGGGCGCGAGCCTGTATTATGGCGTCGGTCCTGTGGTGGCCAAGGGCTTCAACGTGGGGCGCGCGTACATGGACTAG
- a CDS encoding YggS family pyridoxal phosphate-dependent enzyme codes for MNDTSTVGRREELCRNLESVRARMAAACTQAGRAPDSVRLVAISKFHPASDIRALVACGQREFGESYAQEALAKQDELVGEDILWHFVGGLQSKKAKSVVGRFGLVHSVDSEKLARELAKRAREARVLQPVLIEVNMGEEQKAGVEEAELPALARLVLSLGEGGFGLDLRGLMCLPPVFDSPEEAGPAFEYLRELRDGLAAELGVPLPELSMGMTGDFEAAIAEGATIVRVGTAIFGPRPQRG; via the coding sequence ATGAACGATACATCCACAGTCGGGCGTCGTGAGGAGCTTTGCCGCAACCTGGAATCCGTGCGCGCGCGCATGGCGGCGGCCTGCACGCAGGCCGGCAGGGCGCCGGATTCGGTGCGCCTGGTGGCGATTTCGAAGTTCCATCCCGCTTCGGACATCCGCGCGCTTGTGGCTTGCGGCCAGCGCGAGTTCGGCGAGTCGTACGCGCAGGAGGCCCTGGCCAAGCAGGACGAGCTGGTGGGCGAGGACATCCTGTGGCACTTCGTGGGCGGCTTGCAGAGCAAGAAGGCCAAGTCCGTGGTGGGCCGTTTCGGACTTGTCCACAGTGTGGACTCCGAGAAGCTGGCCCGCGAGCTGGCCAAGCGCGCCAGGGAGGCGCGGGTGCTGCAACCCGTGCTCATCGAGGTGAACATGGGCGAGGAGCAGAAGGCCGGGGTGGAGGAGGCGGAGCTTCCGGCGCTGGCCCGGCTTGTGCTGTCGCTTGGAGAGGGCGGCTTTGGGCTGGATTTGCGCGGGCTCATGTGTCTGCCGCCGGTGTTCGACTCGCCGGAGGAGGCGGGGCCTGCGTTCGAGTATTTGCGGGAGCTGCGAGACGGACTGGCGGCCGAGCTTGGCGTGCCGTTGCCGGAGTTGTCCATGGGCATGACGGGCGATTTCGAGGCGGCCATCGCCGAGGGCGCGACGATCGTCCGGGTGGGCACGGCGATTTTTGGCCCAAGGCCGCAACGGGGTTGA